In Lolium rigidum isolate FL_2022 chromosome 3, APGP_CSIRO_Lrig_0.1, whole genome shotgun sequence, the genomic window AACACAATCTCTGCCATCACCCCAAGCTCGTTGCTTGCCATCTACACTGCCACACCTCCACCAAAAACTACTCTTCTTTCTCCCCACGTGCGCAGCCACCGATCTCACACAACTCACATCGCTGTGTGAGATGGCCACAGCCCACGTAGAGCACCTGATGCGGCCTCCCGCCGCCTGAATGTCTACAACTCAATGGTGATTTTTTTTGGTCGAATGAAGAACTTGTTTGCTCGGAGGTGGTCAGATGATGGGGCTGTTGGTGGTGGCTAGCAGGACCGAAACCTAAGCTCTGATGCCATGTTGATTTTAGGAGAGAAATTTTGGATGGGATAGTCCATTGGACCTCCACACCCTCTTATATATAGCTCAACTTAGGCTTACATCTTCACTCATACACTAGAATAATCTAGACACTACTACTATACCAGCACTCCCTTGAATACTCCAGACTCTGCTAAGATACTAACTCAGATTCCAGCACTTCAATAGAATGTTCTAGACTCTCTTAGGACACTACTATTATACTAAGACTCCAACATTACTTAGAGTACTCTAGATTCTACCAGAGTACTACTACTACACTAACTCAACACTCCAACACTATCCATCTCTGTGTGTAATCGCCACCGGTAATATGCAATGGAGTTGCATTTTGAACCAGTTTGCTGGACCCAACACTGATTGCAAGAAAATAATGTCAACTTAGAGTTACAATAATCAGTGGAGTACTAATTATCTATTTAGAAGTTAAAACTAGGCGACTTCCACACAACCGATCAACTTATCACATTAAAGTTTCCTTCTGGAGGAAGGCAAGACAAAACAAGAATTGCAATCGTCAACATTATCTAGCATGGTAAACATTATCTTTCACTGAAAGGCAAAAGGGGGTAACAGTAACAGATGGCACAATGATGAAAAATGACTTCCAACAAAGGAATTGTCCTTGTTGGAGAAAAACATTGCAAGAGCCATTGCATACCTTTCTGCCCATAATTTCTCTATGGACACATTTGAGCTTCACAATCTTATCCAGTACTCCAGATCAATGTCTCGGTGTTGGTAAAATCAGGTACTTCTATCCTATCAACCTCACTTGGATTAACATCGTGTAAAGTTGACATTAAAACATAGCACAATTTGAGGTTCCTACTGACCTGGTGAAAGATGAGAGATTAGTGATGTGTGAACGAAGAGACAACTTCATCACTGATTGACTTATGGTGTTTGCTAGAGAAAATGCTCCAAAAGATTTCTCCGTAATTCATGCACTTTCATATTCGTTTTGCCCACCATTTATTAATCATACAACAAGTTTGAGTCATGGGGAGAAGAACACGTTTTATGGAAAAGTAGAAACCTTTTGTAACTAAAATTTATTTCTACCATAGCCTCCCAATATTTTGTACCCCTAGATTGTTGTGGCATCAACTAATATACAAGACGGATCTACCAAAACATCAACCAACTCCATCTAAAGCAACCTAAAATAAAGCTCAGCTTACTGCAACCAGAAACATGTTGCACCATCCCCAAAAATGGTGTTGCTAGACACTAAAAGTTTAAACATATGATAACATTAGTTCCAGACTTATGAACCAGATTAAACTATAAAAGAGGACCAGAAACATGTGGAACATACTTCATTCTGTTGGAAATTTGCCATTACCACTAACAGCCCACTACAACAGACGTTTTGTTCACAAAATATCAGAATTCAGCACCCCAggattgttgcattttccatagaaATTAACTAAATAAAAGAAAACTAATAATGAGCAAACAAACTGTTAAGGAAATCATCACAGTTGGCAAAGCACAATAGTGAATGTACCAAAGGGCATTCCATGGAGCACAACTTTTGTCCAACTAGATGCACACGCCAATGCTTTGACAATACATGGGGGTATAAGAAACTTCAAGTATCACAAACATATCAGAAATTGAGTCCAAAGAAGTGATGTTAACTGATATTGTGAAAGTTGTCTTACGTCTCTGACCACAAATAAATGCACCACAGCACCAGCGCATCCATTTTCCAGCACAACATTTATATATGTACAGTAGCAACATTGAGTGAATGGGTGCAGTCATTTTAAACTAATCCAATTCAAAAGATGATATGATTGTTTAGTTTCAAACATGTTTACACTTGAATATTGTTTTGTGTATGCCTTCATTGCATTTAAcagtcatgtatatgaggaagcaACTATCATGGCGAGGATCAGAACGAGTGTGAGATCTTTTTGCGCAAGATGCTAGGAACTTCAGAACTTTGAAAAAACTCACCCTCTGTGTTACCTTCACAACGTTGGCCCACAGTAAAGTATCTTCTTTCATCTTGTTGAGGCTAAACTTTGGTCTTTCAATGCAGTGTTTGCTGCAACAATTATTTTGCTTCTGTTACCTGATTCAAACTCTGAAGCAACCAAAATGAATTTCATAAAGGATAAAGAGAGAATAATTCATTAAATATTTCTACAAAATAGAACTTTTGTAGCAATAATTTGGACTTTGAATGCATTGTTCATGTACCCTGGGCCTGATAAAGTGATAAAGTGATAAATCTATTTACCATCCACCAGATCAAACATCAGCAAAACATGAGTCCAGCGACAATATGTATCTTCATCTTAATTTGGATATTTCATTTAATGACAGTGTCCTTCAGACTTACTCTACAGTTCAATGGGGGCTAATACTATTATCAAAGGCAGATTTTCTCACCTGTTTAATTATACTTGACAAACAAGTGCATCATCTGAGTATACTATCCATTTCAGTGTTTAATCACCAGTGGGAATATGAAATTGAGAGACATTTTGAACCAGTTTGGTGGACATCAACAATGTATGAAAAAAAACAATGTCAACTTAGAGTTCAGAGAGGAAGTGGAGCAAATTGTAGAATTAAAAACTGGGTGACATGTGTACAACTGATCAACATTATAACATACAAAATTTCTTTATGCAGGAAGGCAAGACAAAACAAGAATTGCAATCTTCAACAGCATCTAGCAAGATCAATATTCCATTTTCACTAAAAAGCAAACAGAGTGTAACAGTAACAGATGACACAATGATGAAAATGAATCTGGACACGGGATTGTCCTCATGGGGATAAAACATAGGAAGAAGCAAAATTTCATACCTTTCTGCCCAATATTTCATAGGAAAACATCTGAGCTTCTAAATCTTGCCCAGGCTCCCAAATCCATGTCTCAGTGCTGGTACCATTCAGGTACTTCCTCCTACAAATACTATGTCTAATTAACGTCATGTAAAGAAGGTGGCATTAAAGCATAGCACAATTTTAGGTTCCAACTGACCTGATGAAAGATAAGAGATTAATGATGGGTGAATGAAGAGAGAACTTGATCACTGATCAACTTATGGTGTTTGCTAGAGAAAATGCTCCGAAAAATTCTCATGTCAAGCACTCAATCTTGAGATTATCATCTAATTCCCAACTTGGTCAGTATATAAGCAGCTTGATTGATATCCCCACGCTCATAGTCCCCGCATAATACGTTAGCTAATGGGATGAAGAAGACTTCAGTATCTAGCTCAAATCCTCTACACCGTATTTCATCAAGTAGGTTCAGCACATTTGTAAATTTCACTCCTTTGCCCAACCGACTGTTCAAGTGAACAACATGATCAACCGGCGCATCATCTCTTGCTTCAGTGTTTATTTTCTCGACAAACTTTCGATCTTTACATAAGCTATCAATCAACGTAGCATTAGTGAAGTTATTTGGAGAAACTTTCCTACTATGCATTTTCATATATGTTAGCTTGACTCCAAGTAAATCCCCAGCATTGtatagcccatggatcaaagtatTGAAAGCCACGACATCATATCCAATCGACTCATTATCTATTAGACACTTTGCAACCTGGAGTTTCCCAGCTCCACAGAGGCCACGGATTGCAATAGTAAAACTAAACATATCCGGCCCAATGCCCTTCTTCAACAGATCAACCAAAAGCTTGAAGACCCTGGCAAAATCACCAACGTCGCAAAGCCTACCCATCAAAGTGTTATAGCAGAACACATCAGCATGCCAGCCTAATTCTTCGCTGTGTTCTAGCATGCACAGTGCTTCTGAAAACCTCGAGTCTCGGCACAAGCAATCGAAGAGTATACCCACTGTCTCAACTGTTGGCAACAGCCCTCTGCTGCGCATAATGTCTACCTGATAGCAGGCCTCATCCAAGAACCCCGTCCTGCACAGGGCAGACATGTAAATGTTGTAGGTAACAGCATTGGGCGTCCACCCCTTCTCTTGACTTTCCCTTAAGATCAACTCCACCTTATGAAACTCCCTGGCGCCGCAAAGCCCCTGAATAAGCACGCTGTAAGATACAACATCCGGCGGGCAGCCGGCATCGGCCATGTCATCGACTAACCTCTCTGCTTCAAGAACCTTGCCCTGCTCGCAGTACCCACGTAGAATGGCGGTGTAGGAGCGAGCAGTTGGGCGGACTCCTTCGTGGACCATGTGGTCGAGGATACCACGGGCCTCCTCCAGCCGCCCAGAGTCGCAGAGCATCGAAATGTAGCAGTTGTACACGGCGGCATCGGGGGAGCAGCTGGCGGCTGCCATGGCGAGGAAAACGCGGTACATGGAGTCGATGGAGCCGTCCTGACACTTGAGCAGCGCGGTGAAGGCGGACGCGGTGGGCGCGAGGCCGGAGACGAGGagggaggagaaggccgcgcgcgCGGCGCGGGGACGGCCGGAGGCGGCGAGAGACGAGATGAGGGTTGTGTAGAGGGGCGCGGTGGGGGGGAAGGGGAGGGAGCGGAAGAGgcggagcacttcgtcgggtcgGCCGGCGTGGGAGTAGGCGGACATGAGAGCATTGTAGGCGGCTGGGGTGCGGGCGGCGGGAAGCGAGCCtgggggcggcgaggaggagggagtGGCGGAGACGGTGGCGAGCGCGTAGAGGAAGGAGGAGAGCTTGGGGTCATGGAGGCAGCGGCGGGGGAGGGTGGGGCGGAAGGGCATAGGAGTCGCCGGCGGCGGGCATAGAGTCAGAGAGGTATGGTCAGGTCGCCAGGGTTTTACTTGGGTTTTCAGCCTTCTTCTGGAGGGAAATACATTTAACTGGGCCGTTCGCTTGTTGGGCTGACCAGGCCTCCTGGATTCGGTCTTAATCAACCCTTCAATTCCAAGATACTAGTACTCCTTTCTGttacatccaaaaaaaaaaatcatttcgaTTTAAAATAATGCCACGACATTTATTATGAAACGTAGAGGGTAGTACAAAAATTGAGCTAGCTAGTAAAACCGTGGACAGAGAGTTTTTGCACATCCTTGCTGACACCGTGTCCTCTGGCATCATGCGGGGACGTATCAAactatcaattttttttttgttttacttttagaCCTTGAAGGAACTATAAGAACAAAATGTATTTCTTATGTTATTTATGGTGTTTTGGCCACAATTCCAGATCCACTTATTATTAAAAAATATTATTAAaatcattttaaaatgttaaaaaaaatctggaaaaatCTAAAGGTACATTTGGATATTATATATTCGCACATAAAGTTTTGCGAAAAACATTTTTTTTGACCTGtgtaaaaatattaaaaaaaaatatCTCATGAAAAGCTATTTTGGAGAAACAACCTTTTTTCTTttgtacataggccacaaaaatgtcATTTTCTCGCAAAAGAACATTGAATATTAGGATATACATTTCTTTTTTCTTGGAATGTTCAAACATTTTAAATATGTATTTTAAGCAACAATAGGTGCATCTACACATATGAACCAAGGTGGATTTCGGAACTAAGATGTGTCGTGGGTCCCCACGGTAGTCTCAAGTCAACGAGTCAGCAAGCTATGAAAGGCTAACCAGCCAGAAGGTAACCAAGGGAGAAGGAATGCACTTTGGCAACCCTTGTATGACAGTGGGAGGTGCTCCTTGGCCGGTTGCCACCTTGGTCGACTTCCATAAGTCCGCGCTCGTCTCAGGGGTAGGTGCACTGTGCCGATTGTTAGCAACGATGGGTGGTACCGACAGCGACGTGACCCCACGTTGCTGACAGGGGTGGTAGCACGCATAGGCGGACCCAACAAAATTTTGAAGCCTGGGCAAACGAGTTTAGTGTACTAAATTTTTATCAAATACATATGAAATTGAGGTGAAAATAGGCTTGTCGTCCGACCGGAAACCTGGGCGGCTACCCGAGCAAAAGGCATGGTAGATCCGCCTATGGCAGAACGACAATGTGGCAAACAGTGTTATCTACGCCATGACGCCAAGCTATTGTGGCGATAGGACGAGACTGTGGCGACATGACGGCGCAGCCGGCGGGCCCCGTATGGGCAACAGGCTGCCTGGACGGAGCGGCTTTAGCTCCTCTCTCTACACCCCCCATATAAGCTGAACCAGGGAGCCTCATTCGGGGGATGGACTATTCTTGCACCACATAGTTCACAGGAGCTTCTTTTCTCCTTAGGATATACATCTCTAGGAGTATCATTGTACTCGGAGTATGGGTTTTACCTCGACCGGAGACGTCCCATGACTACTACcgtgtgaaagtgcatggagcctccatgtgtggttttggtaattaatgacaatccctatggactaatgtttgtattgagttatatttgtaggagttgtccataggcaattcttgaaccatatgttggcttcaaggttgcaataagaagaaattgatgaaggatatcatgtgtcaagtatgtcttgaagatgaagatgtagtgagccctcaagttacttcaagacatcaacatgatgaagaatgaagaaatgtagtgcaagttcaagatgagccaactcgaacagttcataagcttgaagcttgccatggagaaatgatgtgcaagttcaagatgagccatctcgaagagatcctttgcttgagtcttgccatccatatggtgatcatggatatgtgaagatgcgccgaagaagaagctctcccatggtggattatgggggagcaatccacatggtggtcatggttatgcgaagatgcgccgaagaagaagctctcccatggtggtttatgggggagcaatctacaagacttcgtcaagcaagcacaagcaagaaatgcgttccatcttgttgaggtcaagatcgtcgtcatcaagctcaagtggaatgcgcaagtataaggtttgctcttgatagggtttctttctcaccggtctcatagtgtagttggagaccggtttatagtttagttgccgtactatcaagagggctctcgagtgagtaactcgatcgtatctttcggagagagctcaaacctttgcatccttgcatcatctttcttggttgtcatttggaccttatccatgtgatgttttagagcttgtgcttattctcatgacaagctctagttcatcgaaaacggatttcgcatagatcacttgttgcgttttcgagtttggttcatcatctttcttggttgtcatttggatcttatccatgtgatgatttagagcttgtgcttattctcatgacaagctctagttcatcaagaatggtttttgcacgggcaacttgttacattttcgagtttggaggttttaccggtatgtctttttttagataggtcaaacctttcatcatttgtttctatcctcccttgttggactatgatggtttcctgcatgatcttgtagagcttgttcctagcttcaaaacaagcccaagatcatcaaaatcggagtccggatgctaaagttatgcccgttttagttttggtgtttctgcagtttacttgggccggatattttggaaatatccgggccggattatccgggccggatatttcagaaatatccggcccccccgaaatcggctaaggacctggggaattgttgctcagtataggggccggatttttggccggattttgaccaggttttgtccctgaggccggattatccggggggcggattatccggccccaacttaggccggattatccggccctcgaaagtccgcaacggctcgattttcttggggggtataaatacccccttcttcctccttgggctgttgcttcttccactctctctctcctccattgttgttcttgagaagcttgccctatctctctatccctccatgattcttgccccattttgagggaaagagagaggagatctagatccacactttgaccaaaccaaatcatctctttgtgagtgaatctttgggatctagatcttgaagaattttgtgttctcctctttgttcttcctctcttattcccccaatagcttttgtagctttgttggaatttgagagagaaggacttgagcatctttgtggtgttcttgccattgcatttggtgcatcggtttgagttctccacggtgattcgtggaggtgaaagcaagaaggttgttactcttgggttcttggaaccctagacggattctaggcctttgtggcgatttgttgggagcctccaattaagttgtggatgtgtgccccaatctttgtgtaaggcccggtttccgcctcgaaggaaatcccttagtggaaccgtgacctaggcctttgtggcgagggtcaccgggagatctaggtgaggcgccttcgtggcgttcggtgtgtggtgtgagtaccgcatcttggggtgaggcctttgtggcgttggtgtgcatcgagcaaccacacctcaaggtgagcctcttgtggtgttcgggagcactaagcaaccgcacctctccaccggagattagcactcgcaagagtgtgaactccggataaatcatcgtctcccgcgtgcctcggttatctctatacccgagctctttacttatgcactttaccttgtgatagccatcgtgcttgaagttatatatatcttgctatcacatacttgcttgtattgcttagcataagttgttggtgcacataggtgaaccattgcttagaataagttgttggtgcacataggtgaacaatagtatataggctttgggcttgacaaagtaaacgctagttttattccgcatttgttaagcccatctcgtaaaagttttaaatcgcctattcacccccccctctaggcgacatccgtgtcctttcaattggtatcagagcaaggtctctcattattaggcttcaccgccttgagagtaaagatgtcggttaggggattagatcacaataacttgtttatatttgatggcacaaactatgttctatggaaaatttatgtgcttaatattttgcggggtatttccccgaacatggagcgtatttcttgacatgggtttttcttctcctaaggatccccaaaatttatcttatgaggagaagaaaaactcttgtctcgatgctcttgcttctcatgtgttttccattgttgtgagcaatgtagttacttcttcaatcatgccttttgggagcgctcatgaattatggacaaagcttcaagataaatatgatgtgtccaatatcattgaggatgattgttttgcttccacttccggccgtgatgagttctcatcttcatccacttcaccaaagtgtggtaagacacaaggtaatgatatggtgagtggtgatgaaaattgcaatgttgatattgagctcactattgatgattcttcatctctatctcattgcaatgcttcatctttggactttaacacatctagcactagaaatgatttacatgcttgtgttgatagtccttgcatatcatgtgtaagttgcttgaataaatctcatgatgatatgcttgatttgtcttgtggccatgataaaaatgcttctatttcctctagttgttgtgcgggtaacaatgtagaggaaaccaaagattctattggtcaagacaagatcttgaaaggagcctcaagtaactcctcatctttatctcacggtcctcatatatgccttatggccaagggttccacggtacctcctaccatggaacctaatatttctcgtggtgataaggatgaggatgaatatgaagaagaggattgggttgtctctctacgcgataaaggtgagagtgtattcaaggttatttgcaaagataaaattgctagcactcacttctttgaaatcttgactaccgctattgagagccaaaaacttatttggatgcatgagaacaccattgacaaaaagggtgctcttgaacgagagtatgccaatgatgtagcatccctaaagaatgatcttgaagaagaacaagagaccatagcctctcttgaagagcaacttgaaacccttgaagtgtctcaaaatgaaatagtttctaaactcactaaggaaagagaccatgctaaagctcaagtaaaaatgcttaaaaagggaaatcccaaagttggtgttggtcatgataaacttgttaaggatctagatgatctagacaaggcccacaaggtcttggagagcgaacactctatcctcaccaagtcccatgagcaacttcaagcttcctatttaaaagagcatgctatgttaccttctcttcttaatatgtcttgtgatgatgcttgtgctactaactctacttcttgtgaagcatctatcttgaaggagaatgttgagctaagggctcaacttgaattgctaactagcaattatgggaaattggaagaaaatcatggaaagctttctagctcccatgaggaccttctagcctctcatgataggctaaagttagctcatgaggctatcatatcaaaggaaacaccttgtgagcctcatgtggatactagcactactactcaaaatgctatattgcaatgtgctagtccttgtaattcatccactcatagtatcgctaaatcttgtgatgaattatcttccttgccttgttgctctaacaataaaggttctacttcctctggtacttgtgttgttactaacaatgtagaggaaatcaaagagctcaaggcccaagtcacttccttgaagaacgacttggtaaagagtcatgaagggaaatgcaaacttgacaagatgttgagtgtgcaacaatcccccaatgacaaaagtggacttggattcaactccaacaacaagaacaagtccaagaacaacaataagaagaagggccaagtacaagtcaaagacccggccaagattgtttgcttcaagtgcaaaattgaagggcatcatgttagatcttgccctttgaagaagaagcaaaaagggaagcggcctcaagctcaaactcacattcaacctcaagttgaagaaatgccacttcccaagaagaaacaagtcaatgctcccattgtggagaaatctagtgagaagaaggagaagaaaagaacttgctacatatgccgtgagaagggccacatctcctccttgtgcactattggtacctcatccaactctatcaccattaatgatgtttattctcttcgtaaggatgagggtggcaatgtgtttgccaaatatgttggtgctcaaagtggtgtcaagaaaagaaccatttgggttgccaagcctattgtgactaacctcttaggacccaacttagttggggaccaacaatccaaaacttgatcaataggtgcttgttggagggcattggagacttggctacatcatgaagaattaagggatcttcatcatttatgttatctcaagccaagtcttggttatcttgcttctatcatatatccaatgttcctccttgcggtaacatgtgctcaactcatttatattgaaagttactcgc contains:
- the LOC124696858 gene encoding pentatricopeptide repeat-containing protein At1g09900-like; protein product: MPFRPTLPRRCLHDPKLSSFLYALATVSATPSSSPPPGSLPAARTPAAYNALMSAYSHAGRPDEVLRLFRSLPFPPTAPLYTTLISSLAASGRPRAARAAFSSLLVSGLAPTASAFTALLKCQDGSIDSMYRVFLAMAAASCSPDAAVYNCYISMLCDSGRLEEARGILDHMVHEGVRPTARSYTAILRGYCEQGKVLEAERLVDDMADAGCPPDVVSYSVLIQGLCGAREFHKVELILRESQEKGWTPNAVTYNIYMSALCRTGFLDEACYQVDIMRSRGLLPTVETVGILFDCLCRDSRFSEALCMLEHSEELGWHADVFCYNTLMGRLCDVGDFARVFKLLVDLLKKGIGPDMFSFTIAIRGLCGAGKLQVAKCLIDNESIGYDVVAFNTLIHGLYNAGDLLGVKLTYMKMHSRKVSPNNFTNATLIDSLCKDRKFVEKINTEARDDAPVDHVVHLNSRLGKGVKFTNVLNLLDEIRCRGFELDTEVFFIPLANVLCGDYERGDINQAAYILTKLGIR